In a single window of the Vitis vinifera cultivar Pinot Noir 40024 chromosome 6, ASM3070453v1 genome:
- the LOC100246734 gene encoding protein NRT1/ PTR FAMILY 2.7 produces the protein MAAADLQNPDCTAQPSLSGDRESQISDSGSTKGGWITFLFIAGALTGLTLAAGGWGANLIVYLIEEFNVKRIDAAQISNVVSGSTSLFPIVGAIAADCFFGSFSIIALCSCISLLGVVLLALTTLDFLRPQQCEHGSTLCKNPSKIQFAVLYSGIALAVIGLGGTRFTLATMGADQFDKPKHQGTFFNWYFFVFYVSAVISNTAIVYVEDNVSWTWGFGLTVVCNLIGLVIFLLGSRFYRHVKPQGSPFVDLARVFVAALRKRKVLLSLNSDDYYYCHKHQGSVKMVTGTTPTKSFRFLNRAALKTEGDNRADGLIAKPWRLCTVQQVVDLKTLIRIFPLWCTSIFLATPIGIQSSLTVLQALTMDRHLGPHFKIPAGSIFVIAFISTAISLTLIDRILCPLWKKLTNHSPTPLQRIGLGQILNALSMAVSALVESRRLRIAHAHHLQNQPAGPITPMLALWLFPQLALVGIGEAFHFPGQVSLYYQEFPTSLRSTSTAMISLLIAIAFYLSTAVIDLIRRTTKWLPDDLNNGRLDNVYWLLTVLGMLNFFGYLVCARMYKYKYTDEGHGTSNGSDQ, from the exons ATGGCAGCCGCAGACCTGCAAAATCCCGATTGCACCGCCCAACCCTCACTCTCCGGCGACCGTGAGTCTCAAATTTCAGATTCCGGCAGCACAAAAGGCGGCTGGATCACCTTCCTCTTCATCGCAG GTGCCTTGACGGGCTTGACACTGGCGGCCGGCGGATGGGGGGCGAACCTGATCGTGTATCTGATAGAAGAGTTCAACGTTAAGAGAATCGACGCCGCTCAGATTTCCAACGTGGTTAGCGGTTCCACCAGCCTGTTTCCGATCGTCGGAGCTATCGCTGCTGACTGTTTCTTTGGAAGCTTCTCCATCATTGCTCTCTGTTCGTGTATCTCTTTGCTG GGGGTGGTACTTTTAGCCCTAACCACGCTAGATTTCTTGAGGCCTCAACAGTGTGAACATGGATCTACCCTCTGCAAAAACCCATCAAAAATCCAATTCGCAGTCCTATACTCCGGTATAGCACTGGCCGTAATAGGTCTGGGGGGAACCCGATTCACTCTAGCGACCATGGGAGCAGATCAATTCGATAAACCCAAACATCAAGGCACTTTCTTCAACTGGTACTTCTTCGTTTTCTACGTTTCTGCTGTAATAAGTAACACAGCCATTGTGTATGTTGAAGATAACGTGAGTTGGACATGGGGTTTTGGCCTAACCGTTGTGTGTAACCTCATTGGCTTAGTCATTTTCTTATTGGGAAGTCGATTCTACCGCCATGTTAAGCCTCAAGGGAGCCCGTTTGTGGATTTGGCTCGGGTTTTTGTGGCCGCCTTGCGGAAAAGGAAGGTTCTGCTCTCTTTGAATAGcgatgattattattattgccaTAAGCATCAAGGATCTGTGAAGATGGTGACTGGCACTACACCTACAAAGAGTTTTAG GTTCCTGAATCGAGCAGCACTGAAAACTGAAGGAGACAATAGAGCAGATGGCTTAATCGCAAAACCATGGAGGTTATGTACAGTCCAACAAGTAGTAGACCTCAAAACCCTAATCAGAATCTTTCCACTTTGGTGCACTAGTATATTCTTAGCCACCCCAATAGGAATCCAAAGCAGCCTAACAGTCCTCCAAGCCCTAACCATGGACCGTCACCTTGGCCCTCATTTCAAAATCCCAGCAGGCTCCATCTTTGTCATCGCATTCATCTCTACTGCCATCTCTCTCACCCTCATCGATCGAATCTTATGTCCATTATGGAAGAAACTCACCAATCATTCTCCAACGCCCCTCCAAAGGATCGGCCTCGGCCAAATTCTCAATGCCCTTAGCATGGCGGTCTCCGCCCTGGTCGAGTCGAGGAGGCTTCGAATAGCTCACGCCCACCACCTCCAGAACCAGCCTGCAGGCCCCATAACACCCATGCTTGCTCTATGGTTGTTTCCACAGCTTGCTTTAGTGGGCATTGGCGAAGCCTTTCATTTTCCGGGACAAGTTTCGCTCTACTACCAGGAGTTTCCCACTTCCTTGCGAAGCACTTCCACTGCAATGATTTCACTGCTTATTGCCATAGCATTCTATCTGAGCACTGCGGTGATCGATCTTATTCGAAGAACCACCAAGTGGTTGCCAGACGATTTAAATAATGGGAGGCTCGATAATGTGTATTGGTTGCTGACAGTGCTCGGAATGCTCAACTTTTTTGGCTACTTAGTGTGCGCTAGAATGTACAAGTATAAGTATACTGATGAGGGTCATGGAACAAGTAATGGGTCCGATCAGTGA